From one Trachemys scripta elegans isolate TJP31775 chromosome 14, CAS_Tse_1.0, whole genome shotgun sequence genomic stretch:
- the LOC117887561 gene encoding von Willebrand factor A domain-containing protein 5A-like translates to MTSPLGLCPPPSQHLQDRLEDNDFELEKIGPRLGRVSTLCIENWWNGEDVTQGIPRVPQGKLPYTLSLSATLQSPHGIDRVFSNCPLTPLSYTARNRTTAQVSLAQAPPWDRDVELLVYYVEPHKPSAVLEAGLPGAKPGSLMGDPAVMVTLLPSVPEALPAQSRAGEFIFLLDRSGSMACPMDGRVRSRQRINIAKETLVLLLKSLPLGCYFNIYGFGSEFESFYPQSVEYTQQTMSESLQRIQLLQANLGGTKILEPLQAIYRSPCRDGHPRQLFVFTDGEVGNTQDIIAEVQRHRGTHRCFSFGIGAGASTALIKGIARAAEGSAEFITSQDRMQPKVLQSLKRALQPAVTGILLSWDLPPGMQAELLRRGPEVIFGGQRCLVYAQLRGQPQPPDTPMGGVTLQYRIQDQTYKETLQFPLQPQDGDRLPVHRLAAKSLLLELEGTMGAGSEGDRHRALEASLSSGVICSLTAYVGVDTERGQPVQGPLVRRDVPLADFIIDYMEVNDCVSIGQVSVDHICERPASIVRIDEPNHRSIFGRLSRALHVARRKPEESPLLRLVSLQNADGSWDLDPRLAAVLGVNETDTRRMIPSEDVTPSVWATVLAVVWLHTRAVGQRDEWELLEAKAVGWVRDQAGAPLSKCLEAANALLGCSVSPAVFGL, encoded by the exons ggTGGAACGGGGAGGACGTCACCCAGGGGATCCCGCGGGTCCCCCAGGGGAAGCTGCCCTACACCCTGAGCCTGAGTGCCACGCTGCAGTCGCCCCACGGCATCGACCGCGTGTTCTCCaactgccccctcacccccctgaGCTATACGGCCAGGAACCGAACCACTGCCCAG GTGtcgctggcccaggccccaccatGGGACCGGGACGTGGAGCTGCTGGTCTATTATGTGGAGCCACACAAACCCAGCGCAGTGCTGGAGGCCGGGCTGCCTGGAGCCAAGCCAG GCTCCCTGATGGGCGACCCGGCCGTGATGGTgaccctgctgcccagcgtgcccgAGGCGTTGCCAGCCCAGAGCCGGGCCGGGGAGTTCATCTTCCTGCTGGACCGCTCCGGCAGCATGGCGTGCCCCATGGACGGCAGAGTCCGCTCCCGCCAGCGCATCAACATCGCCAAG GAGACCCTGGTCCTGCTGTTGAAGAGTTTGCCTCTGGGCTGTTATTTCAACATCTACGGCTTTGGGTCTGAGTTTGAGTCCTTCTACCC GCAGAGCGTGGAATATACCCAGCAGACCATGTCCGAGTCCCTGCAGCGCATCCAGCTGCTCCAGGCTAACCTGGGGGGCACCAAAATCTTGGAGCCACTACAAGCCATTTACCGCAGCCCCTGCCGGGACGGCCACCCACGCCAG ctgtttgTGTTTACGGATGGGGAGGTAGGGAACACCCAGGATATCATCGCAGAGGTGCAGCGTCACCGGGGGACCCACAG GTGCTTCTCCTTCGGCATCGGGGCCGGGGCCTCCACAGCTCTGATCAAAGGCATCGCCCGGGCAGCAGAGGGCAGCGCCGAGTTCATCACTAGTCAGGACCGCATGCAGCCCAag GTGCTGCAGTCTCTGAAGCGGGCCCTGCAACCGGCGGTGACCGGGATCTTGCTGAGCTGGGATCTGCCCCCTGGGATGCAGGCGGAGCTGCTGCGCCGTGGCCCCGAGGTGATCTTCGGTGGGCAGCGGTGCCTCGTCTACGCCCAGCTCCGCGGGCAGCCCCAG CCCCCAGACACTCCCATGGGGGGTGTCACCCTGCAGTACCGCATCCAGGACCAGACCTACAAGGAGACGCTGCAGTTCCCCCTGCAGCCACAGGATGGAGACAG GCTGCCCGTTCACCGGCTGGCAGCCAAGtcgctgctgctggagctggaggggaCCATGGGGGCCGGGTCAGAGGGGGACCGGCACCGGGCACTGGAGGCCAGCCTAAGCTCGGGGGTCATCTGCTCCCTCACGGCTTACGTGGGGGTGGACACGGAGCGGGGGCAGCCGGTGCAGGGGCCGCTGGTGAGACGGGACGTCCCGCTGGCAG ATTTCATCATCGACTATATGGAGGTGAATGACTGCGTCTCGATAGGACAGGTCTCAGTAGACCATATTTGCGAGCGGCCGGCGAGCATAGTGCGCATAGACGAACCGAACCACCGCAGCATCTTCGGGCGCCTGTCCCGTGCATTGCATGTGGCAC GGCGGAAACCGGAGGAGTCTCCCTTGCTGAGGCTGGTGTCTCTGCAAAATGCCGATGGCTCGTGGGACCTGGACCCCCGGCTGGCTGCCGTGCTGGGGGTGAACGAGACCGACACCAGGAGGATGATACCCAGTgag GACGTGACCCCCAGCGTCTGGGCCACGGTGCTGGCAGTGGTCTGGCTGCACACCCGGGCCGTGGGGCAGCGCGacgagtgggagctgctggaggccaagGCTGTGGGCTGGGTGCGGGACCAAGCAG GGGCCCCGCTGAGCAAGTGCCTGGAAGCCGCCAACGCCCTGCTGGGCTGTAGCGTTAGCCCTGCTGTCTTCGGGCTCTGA